gtgtttccttacgataagtgttgactatgaattcggccctaaatataattttatagttaacATTTCAGATATTGCTAAGTTCTATTTGACAGTGGGGGGAATTAAAAGGGGGTCAACTGGAAGGTCGTGTCACTCTAATCAAGAAAAACAATTTATCAGTCGTTATCTGAACTCTATATATTAGCAACTGAAGCAGTGAGattaataaccattcaagtccatttacacaagtttcgaaaaaaatgcaaaaaactttttttttttatttcttacctaattattatcttttgaacgtaatatttctggttgttttagagatcaagacaaagtagtataccaacttttaaagttgtAACACTTGTAGAAATATCTCAAATTTAATTCCtaatttgcaaaaaaatgaaTGATCAGAAGtgaacttgaatggttattgatctcaccgcttcaattctcATCTAATCTTTTCAACATTGGCCTCATGGAGTAGCCATAATGAATTTTTAATACCTAATTCAGGAAGTGAACTAAACAGTGTTAACACTGTAGCTCAGTTGGGGAAATTTTGGCCCACAGACTAGCAAAAAACATTGACCACAAGAGAAAATGGCAATTACTTATAAAACTGACACTTTATTGTACAGTTTTAAAATGTTGCACATTTCTACCACCTAAATTGAAGTACCAACAGTcttatgtttttaataaaatgttttcagaatgcaataaaatattggtttaaaaaaaaaaaaaaaaaaaaaaaggcagctaGTTGCATCTGTCCTCATTAAACATGTCCACTTATTTCATGATctatataaatatttctttattatttcccattttttgtatttatacgtataataaaaaaaaaacaatctctaAACTTATATTTTAATGGACCACAAGAGAAAAAATTCCTCAACCTCTGGTTTAACATATCCTATTAGTGGCTTGATATGTAAAGCTGCTGGCACACTTGTCTAATTGCATGAAGATATGGGACACATTTCCCCACTGTCAAATAAAATGcaatgaacttgtaaagagaACTGTTCTAAAGAATTGCAGCAAAAAACTATTTCTGAAGAGCAGTCACCCCATAACAAAACTTGATTTAACTTACCAAACACTTTAAGCAGCTCATCATCACAAATGGCAAACTGTTTATTCTTGGGGTCCTAAAACAAACGTAAAATTTCACAAATGATAGCTATTATTATCTCAACAGGTGACATAGGATGAATCAGTGGATATAGCCAAcagagaattattttaacatggagGAGGAAATGACCAAAATTTAACATTTGTGTTACAACACCACACAGTCACGAAAaatatacaaagtgaaccgtaagtaatgtcattaactcCAGGGGGGTTATTCttggaaatattttaaacaaaaacctttaataaaattgtattcgtttttgtttccttttggaaataaaaatggttttatatgaaatatttcacagcaTGTTTTGGGAgagcattaatttaattcccaatatgctcagtcaatttaagggaacagtgtattatgaagataataataattgaaagaaaGACTTTGTTCtaacaaaaactaaaattctatgacaaccattttatcacatatttcTGCCTGTATTTAGAACACAATCAAACTCTACACAGCAGAAATGAAAGAATATGGAAATGACTCTAATCTACATACAGACAATCTTTTCAGAAAAAGTTCTGCACAACACTGAAAACTTGAATCAAGGTTTTCCTCTATATATACTTACATATAGATTCCTCTCCTTAATAATAGCCCAGATCTTGCGTACAACTTCATGACGAGCCATTGCGTCAGCACCCACAACAGCAGCGAGCTCTGGACTGAGATTGTAGGCTCGTGTGTAGCCACCTCCACTGCCACGCTTTCCTCCCTAAGTAacaatggaaatgtttttaattgcgataataataatataatcacacATGCGTGTATGTCAGAAACCAAATCTAGCAATTTGTTCGACCAAACATTATATTCAGGGTATTCATTTGTATGACTAACATCTGTATGTACTTAGTCCATGTCAATTATTAAAATTGCCAACCAAAATTTTTTCACGTAGACATACAAGAACTGCCCACACCTCCTAGTTTTAGCCTAAAACAAATGTACTGAAGTAATTGGACATTTAGAAGcaaaacagtgtgtgtgtgtgtaaggtgATTCAAAAGGGAAGGTCTACTGGTGAGGTGGATCAGAGCAATAGAGGAGAAAAGTCTTGGTgtcatttttgtttatttgcaaCTGTTTCAAAGTTATAACAGGCCAAACATTTAATTCAGTAATTAACAtttagcaatagcagcagcagcagtagtagtaatactaataataataattttctcgcAATACTTTTTATTGGAGCAAACGTTATATAATGTATGAGATGGTTTGGGTACAAACATATGGGATGATGGGTAAATCTAAAAAGCAATTTTAAAGAAGGCATAAAGTCGAGCAactgatatccatttttttttttacaaaatatcatcTTCCTCGAAAATATTAAACTTCTCACTATGGGAATTCATGGATTACGAAGATTTAATTTTTTGGTCGAGCGATGAGAACTGGTTTATCCCATATTTCAGAACTACTAATAAGTACAATTCTTATTGCTATACTGTTCAAGATTTGAAATAATCGTTCCTTTGTTTGATCCACTTTTGTTAGTCCAAACAGAATAGGCTTCCCTTGCAATCATGAAGTTGGTACAGTAAAAgcccgattatccatcaccctattaactgattggtggattatccgactgtctttctcgctctcagaaaaaaatatgaagtactgtacattatattagtacgaattttttttctctagagtcttttttataaatatttacctTTACGTATTAtggccgtactgtttaacttctatgaAAACTAtcttctacaagtgtcaaaagaaaacatgttgtactccggcaaaaagtgcaagtaactGGGTGAtttaggaaaagagaaaatgtggttcatctcacatcacaagacgagatattaattacaactgtacgcgatttggactaatgaaaaacaaaatataaactctataaaatttgtaaatctacaatcTACTATTTTTATCTTTGCACAGATagtcgtcataaggagtttccttagCTATTAAAAACCCGTTGTTGAAAACCAGatttaagtacaataaataatgttgtaACAACTGACTTACCGGAAAATCAAacaccccttcattaccacggataatagaggttctactgtacataaaattatACATCTCAAATAGCAATTAATTTTAGTGAGAAGTATGCTGTGTCCTTAATGCTCTCAAACACATGTCTACTACTCACCCCTGAACCCTTCTTTcctccaccaccgccaccaccaccaccaccagaattGGATTTCCGTGTCTTTGCCCAGTCTTCATCACTGTCGCTGTCACTGCCTCCCTTCTTTTTCTTGCCACCCTTTCCTTTCTTGGCTGGTGTGTTCTTGCCCTTCTTTGGACTGTACTCCTCGTCGCTTGCGTCCTGCATAAACCACATACAATAACGTTCAGGTGCAATACTACATCTAAACataatacagagtgaaagtgaaatatcAAGGtaaattttcagagtgaatagttcatgttatatataacaaaaaagtaacacataggtttgttccagcatggTTCAGAATCggttctgaactgcctgctcatgtgCAGTAGTtcaatgtgcgttccaacaagactagaactgattccaaACCGATACTAAATTCCCGGTTCCCTGTTCGAACGTGCTTTAGAACTAGTTCAGAacaagtgaaattggttctcgattaagagcaggaactgggaattctgaactgttgatACATGCGCAGTTAGTTTAATATGAAGTTACGGTTAAaatcaggggcgaatgctagtcacaaaagttaggcttgctcttttatcgTAAGCAGAGTTGTAGGAAAAGGGCtgtaataaggaaataaagagTTTTCAGAACAATGTTCGTATAACATTTTTATATCATCTATATGAGAGGAATATGCCCCTGAAGTTTTGACATATATTTTagataatgttaatgttaaatgTCTAAAATAGAGTTATGAATGGCAATAACTTCGtcattttttggtgaaaatctttttttactatttgtttagaAATGGTCTGTATAACGCTACATGCACTAattgatcaataaattattaaaaaaaatttttttttttcctaaaataaatctggcaaccctaccaATATCATAATACGACAGAAACAAGGAGTATTTGttcttaatattatttgtgtCTCTGCTGTGCAACCTGCAACAAATGCAGATTATACACTGTCAAAAAAAAGCGAAACATCTCAGTTTTCTTGCTTGTTATAGTAAGAGCTAAGTTAATGCTATTGATAAGCATATCTACCAAAAATATTTTTGATTACAACAACAATATACCGGCATTTTACCAACAAACATTTTCCTTCAGTATTCGCGTGGGGGAGAGCTGTCAACCAGCGTGTTTCTTTCCATTGTTGTTTCCTAGAAAGGGTTTGCAACCGTGAGGCTTTAGGTACCTTCAAAACCAAGCTCATATAATAACATTCCTTAGTTTCAGTCTTGAAGTTGTTCGTATAACTTGTGTACCTAAGGATATATTCTTCCAAATGACAATTTTATTGTCAACCATGCGACTTTTTATGTTACAGTTTCTGCAAAGTTTTGGTGAGTATTCATAAACACTTTTGTGGTTATATACTATATCTTTAGGGATAATTCGTTCTATTAAACTTCGAAGGATTGTAGATCTGCAATTATCGAATTCCTTCAGAGATTAGAAGGCGTTCTCAACTATTACTGGGAATTCAAAAATCCGCTACGCCAGTCCCAAAACAAAGGAATGGATCCTGAGGCCGTTGTTACCAATTTGGTAGGTCTCGAGACATAGTAACTAGAAATTATGTGTGAAATATTCAAAACGGACATGTGTCGATCATTTGAGGGATACCTGTGTAAATTGCTTGCAAATAACTAGGTATTTAAAGACATGTCTGCAGAAAACATTGAGGTATAGCAGACTTTTGAAGGATAATCCAAGGAAAATAGGACAACAGGACACAAGCTATTCAGGTATCATTGTACACAAAGGTTTTCATAACAAAGCAaggattataaacgtgtttccagTGTTAATTTTGTAAGCAAATGTAGAAACTATTTGAAATTTACACTAATACTTATctattaattacaaattaattgtttcaaaacttttttatttataaaagtaaCTGTGTATACTCCGTAGTAACGCATTTATGTAACCATTCATATTGAAAAGaatgttcaaatttattctcaaaagCAAGAATATAAAGTGAAATGTTTCGCTTTTTGTCCTGATGAGTGTAGTTAGAACTAACTAATTTGTTATACTTTAGAGGCCTTCCTTTATGTGAACTAAACCTGCAGTCAGTGTTCTTGGGTAAAACTATATCTACGTTTACTTTCAACTCACCTCATCAGAACCTTCATCACTCTCGTCactgctgcccttctttgccTTCTTTGCTGGTGGTTTCTTGGCACCTCCACCTCCTCTCTTGGGTTTTGgtttttcttcctcctcctcctcttcttcatcttcttcttcctcttcatcttcctcctcctcttcatctTCATCCTTATCCTTACTGTTCTTCTTTTTACCACCTTCTTTACCCTTCCCATCTTGTTTTTCTTGAAGACACTCCATTACTAAATCGTCTACCTCTTTCTTTCTATAAGTTAGAATATCATCGTATTAATGAGATGATACGTGATGTCtcacgaaactcaatattttaGAAACTTAACATGATTATCACATGTGTCTATTCAATAATTTTCTCAAGTTCTACATCATGCAACtagtgataaaataattacatctCAGTCAACCAGAACAAAATTTCACACAATACTGAAAATTAACACCAGAGGACAAAGTACATACCTGTCTGTTAAGTCAACGTCTAGCTTTTCTTCAATCTGTTGCCGCACCTTCTTGGCAGACATTGTGGTGAGGTCGGCATCCTTAAGGATGgctagaaaataattaaaaagataaCATCGTGAATAAGAATGTATTCTGAAAGATCCACATGTAAATAAATTTGCCTGTcaaaacaattgttacaaatgttaTCATTACATACTTTCTATTTCAAATTCACttgttattatataaaataacggATGaagtattttatgtattcccAGACTAAAATTCTCTCCTCCATTTCTTACAACTTCCCTTACACCACCTCActttcttcttaaaaattagttcagGGACCTACGTTTCtgcatgttgatataatttattcTGAAGTAAgatctactgtactccaaccacgagaaagtcttcggggactgagacgaagcgggacaatgctgtgaatgaatgttgatgtcataaggtcac
The window above is part of the Periplaneta americana isolate PAMFEO1 chromosome 11, P.americana_PAMFEO1_priV1, whole genome shotgun sequence genome. Proteins encoded here:
- the Non2 gene encoding uncharacterized protein Non2, which codes for MADISKEELRKEITAILKDADLTTMSAKKVRQQIEEKLDVDLTDRKKEVDDLVMECLQEKQDGKGKEGGKKKNSKDKDEDEEEEEDEEEEEDEEEEEEEEKPKPKRGGGGAKKPPAKKAKKGSSDESDEGSDEDASDEEYSPKKGKNTPAKKGKGGKKKKGGSDSDSDEDWAKTRKSNSGGGGGGGGGGKKGSGGGKRGSGGGYTRAYNLSPELAAVVGADAMARHEVVRKIWAIIKERNLYDPKNKQFAICDDELLKVFGVKRFRTFGMMKYLKNHFID